The Bifidobacterium crudilactis region ATCAGAAGACCTGCGGAAGGTCTTCGGTGCAGCGATTAACGTATCGGTCATCGTGATACCGTGAGTGTACCAAATACCTGAACGAGCCGTATCCAGCAAATCTCCACCACACACCTCAGCCTGCTTCGTGTACCACAAAGGATACTTCCATTCAAAGGAAGTGTCACGCACGTTAACATCGTGACTCTCCTTGAGTGGCGACTCCCCGGCCTGGAATATGCTATGACTAATCTCAAGTCCTTCTTCGTGGAATAGAGCGCGCTCCCCAACCAAGACCTGCTGCGCCACCTGCTTCCGATGGCACTGAGACCGATGCCCCTTCGGTACACACTCACTCATGTACTCGTATTCCCCTCTCCCATTGCAGACTGCAGCGTCACATCCGCGTATCGAAAATGCGACAGCTTTCACACAGTTTCCGCGCATAATCCTATGCACCCCAACACCTGCAGGTCAATCAACAAGGGGGACCCTGACACAGCCTCTTTAGGCGTCCATCACATGTCAACCGCATTATCTATCACCATCGATGACTTCACCTTTCTTCCCCGAAAGGGCTCAAACTCCAACGGGAGCACACCTGGTTCTGAAGAGCATGCAGGCCGATTCACCAGAAACATCTCACCACTGTCGCGCCGGGCAGCTAAACCCCAAACCAATATCTTCAGAACCCCAGTCCACCACCAACGATATTGACCCGATCAGTGTATTGCCACATACGTCAATGAGTTCTCTTCCTTGAAGTGGTAAAAGATGGGGGTACATAATATGGCATCACCCTCGCATGCACTATTTTCAATAGTTTTTAGCCATCTTGTGTTCTCTCCCCAGCACTACAGTTGTTTAATGGTCAGTCCAATGTGACCGGCCTTTTGTTGCTGCTCCGGTGTTTTCACTTGTTTTCAGGGTTTCCCGCTCGATCCGTCTTGACGCACGGTGGTGTGTTTTCGCTTGTTCTTTCTTGTTCAGCGTGGTCATTCAAGTGGTAAAAGCAGCATGGTTCACCGTTGCAGCGAACCTGAATCCTGAAGATCTTGTAGTTCACCGGCACCAACAAGCCGCCAAGGACGCGCCAAACCGGGTCAGCGAGGCGAACGGGGCCGGTGATGACGATCCTGCTGTATGAACTCTTACGCGCGCGCCATCGCGTCAATAGCCGTATTGAATGCAGTTCACAAGTGCTTGCAGCTGCAACAAGTCTTCTTCTTGCGCCTTGATGAGCGTAAAGAGCAGTCACGTGATTCAGCAATCATTTTCATGCTGATCGTACTGGGTGAGGGTGTTGAGAGCCGGGCTCGTTGACGCTCGATTGTCGGGAATGGACAAATTGCCTCGCGTGGAGCGGATTCCAAAGGAGGGGAAACGCTTAGCCACAGATTCATAACGTCGTGGTCTGCCCGAACGATGGTGAGGAGGAGCTTACCACCATGGTATTGGGCATTACAGATCCAGCACGTGAGCACCCAGTGTCAGCGACCCGTTTGACATGGAAAGTAGGCCTTGCCTTAGCGTTGAGTATAATAATCGGAAATCACTTTTGAAATCGGGTTTGCGCATCTACTTGTCAGATGCGCAAACCACTAGGCCTTCACCGCGGCATGAACTTATATATCAGAGAAGATGGGATTCTTTGAGCAGCTCTTCCACCCAAGTGCCTTGAATCTTGTGCAATGCTTTGCTTTTCACAAGATCGGGTATCGGGAATTTGGTGGGGAGAGGGGCTTCGGTGAGGCTTTTCCTGTCACGCAGATAGAATGCGGCTTTCAGTAGCTCTCTGATGTCGTAAGCGGATCCGAATACCTCAGGTATGGCGCGTTCTATATCGAGGAATGTGTAGACTGCCTCCATTGCCGTACGCACGGAGTACTCGGTGGTGAATACCGTGTCTCTGGTGGGGGATTCAGCGAAATTGCCAATGAAGGCAAGGTTCTTTGATCCTTGAGGTATGACCGCCGGTCTATCGCCTGCCTTGCGCGGCATGAAGTAGCTCGTGATGAACGGCATGTATACAGGGTTGGTGTTGATGGAATCCTGTTTTGCGAGTTTCGGGATCAGCGCCTCTGGAACACCCAAGTGATAGAGCCACTCCTGCGTTATTTCCTCGCCGGTGCACTCGGTGATTTTCTTGTGCACGTAGTTGCCTTCAGTATCGGAATACAGGCCGTATATCCACACGGTGGTTTCATTAGGTCGTTGTTCTTTGAAATGCGGTTGACGATGCACGGCGAAACTCAGCAGCCAGTTGGAATCGGTGACGGTGATGATACCGCCAGTATTGATTTTGTTGTCATGCAGAGGCCTCTTTGTCAGACGCTCAATATAGGGATCAACTTCAGTGTTCTCTATGGTTGCCGTCGCTGAGATGAACCAGCTTCGTTGAGGCAGTCCCTTATAGAACACCTCAGGATGTCCGAACTCGGGTGACTGTTTAGCGAGGTTCTCCCAAAGCGTCCAGCTGCCTCCTGGCTCCTTGGTGATGGGAGCAGGAGTGTGATGGTCTCCGTAGGTCGTCGATTCGGTGATGGAACCGTTGGTGACGAAGACCAGATCATCTTCACCCAAGGACTGTTCCTGATCCTCGCCATTAACTGTGAGGATCAGTTTCTTGGCAACGATGCCGTCCCCACGAGACTCGACTGCAACATTACGAACAGTGGTGCCGTAACGAATGTCGACATGGTGTTCCTCAAGGTATGCGAGGAGGGGCTTAACCATGGAATCATACTGGTTGTAGCGGTTGAATTTGAGCGCGGTAAAATCGGGTAACCCATCGATATGATGAATGAACCGCATAAGATAGCGACGCATCTCGGCAAGCGAGTGCCACTTTTCAAATGCAAACATTGTCGCCCAGTAGTACCAGAAATTGCTGGCGAAAAAGTCCTCGGAGAAGAAGTCCTCGATGGTCTTATCACCGGTTTCGCTTTCGGACATCAGTATCAGTTTGACGATTTCCTTCTGCGCGTTATCCGTGAGTGTGAAATCACCGTCGGTGGGTTCGCGGTCACCACGGTCATGGATGAGACGACAGTTTGAAGAATTCGGGTCGTCTTTGTCCAGCCAGTAGTATTCATCAAGATACGAGGCTCCAGGAATTTCCAAGGATGGAATGGACCGGTACATGTCCCACAGGCATTCAAAATGGTTCTCCATTTCGCGACCACCTCGGGTGATGAACCCTATATCAGGTCGCTGAATGCCATCAAGTGAACCTCCTGCTAACGGCAGTTCCTCCAATAAATGGATGCGTTCCCCAGCAACCTGCCCGTCTCGGATGAGAAACACGGCGGCCGAAAGACCAGCCAGTCCGGTCCCGACAATATAAGCGGACACTGAGTCAGATCGAGCTGGTTTACGTGGGTGGACGAACGCTTCGTAATTACCACTTGAGTAATGCATGGTACTTCCTTTCGAAGGTAGTGACATATCTGGTGAATTGTGTTGCGGCACAACTGTTAGGAGACATCGCTTGCCGGGACGACGTTCAGCCAGGAGCCGTCTTCGTCGCTGGCGCGGTTTGCTGGTGTGCTCAGATTCGGCTCACTGTTACTGAGTGTGGCGTGACGTAAGGCGATGCTTTGAAAACCCTCGACAATAATCTGAATCTGCATGCGAAGACTCATCGAACCGGCACTCGCGAACCTGGTGGCTGGGTTCAAATCCGTCTCAGGTAAAGCAATATCGAAATGCAATGCAGCGAAGATTGCGCGGGCGGTCAGTCGTGTCAGCAAACTATGGGCATCGATATGCACTGCACCGCCAAGCACACCTGCGACCTCGCTTTCAAATCCTCTGACCAAATCAATTCCCGCACGTCTGTACCGGTCATTGGAATCGCCGAACAGTAGTTCCTTGTGATATCTGGCAAAGTTTCCAGCTTCAGGACTGTTCATGGCATTGGCTATGGGAAGAGAAAGGGCAATGATACGCTCACAGAGGTTGGCGTCCTCAGGAAGATCATTCTGAGTGTTCCTACCAGCTTGTATGGCCTGTTCAAGCGAAGAGTTGTACACCATGAGAAACAGCTCGGTTTTCGATGACGCGTGATAGAACAACGTTCCGATACCAATATCAGCCTTGTCGGCAATTTGTTGGACGGTAACTGCGTCATAACCCTTTTCCGAGAACAGTCTATGTGCAACCTCGAAAATCTTCGCACGTGTAGCCATGGCGTTACGCTCACGGCGGTTAATCTTCACCGCGATCTGTGGTCCCATGCGGCCTCCTCCAACGACAGTAATTAAAATGCATCGCAACGTTATCGAGTATACTCTATTTCGAACACACTCGAAAGATTGTAGTATTCTGCACGCTGTCCGCAGCACAAACTGCATCATCAAGGGTCCTTTGGCGGTACTTGTTTGCAATTGGTCAGCTCACACGAATGCGATCTTGATGCGCCGCTGCTCAATGCCACTTGAGATGACATTCTCGAGACGAATTGTGGAAACGCTTCAAGGCCACAAGGTGAGGTCTGTCTAGATTCCTTTGAGAATCCCTCTACGCGCACAACCAGCCTCTGGTCTTGACTTGAATCCCACCCTGGCTTTCAGCATCGCACCGCGCACTCAACCTCCGCTCGCATCTCCTTCGGACTGACATACACGGCGACACCTAGCATTGTTTCAACCGTTCACACCATGCGTAGGCCCCAGACAGACAATCTGGACATAACACAAAGTAACCAATACGAATATCTCCAACCCTATCTACCGGCGAAGTCCACGCATGCCGCACTTTGTGCTTTATCACAATCACTCTTCAAGTGCCCGTCGGCTGCTTTCCTCATACTCATATAGCCGTCGCATAAAGGAAATTCTTAAGTCGATAAGCGATCGTATGGCGCTCTTCCGACTCATACACAACTATCTCTATATAGCCGCGGACAAACACCGATCACCTCTCACCACTTGCAGAACCACCACCATCAACAGATGATCCCCGACCGCACAGAGTTCGACAAGTGCCCCCCTCAGCTCCACCTGAGGGGGAAGTGTCGAACTCTATGTTCAGCACTTTCCCCGTTTGTTTTGCTTTGGGGAGCTCGCCGAGGACGATCTCCTGTCCACCATCGAAGAACCACGATGCGATAGTCAGCCTCTTGCCCCCACGAAGATCTTGTCAATGCAGTAGTCGGATGGTTCTCCGAAATAGCGCCAAAGTGCAGGTTTTCAGCATCGTGTCACTTCGCAACAACGACTGTTGAGAATCGGGCATGCATGCTATTGCTATCGCACCGCTTACCAAGACAAATTTGGCAATGTTGAAATTCGGCGACTGGTTTCACATGAAGCCGTCCCTGCATCAACAAGCCCGAGTCCTTGTTACATGATGTCGTGCTCAATATCAGCATCAGGTCAAACAGTTACCGCCGTTCTCTTCATACGCGGCCTGCAGTATAACCGTCAGTTCTGGCAGACCCATGACGAAGCCATGGTCCGAGGCTTGAAAACAGATTTGGAAAATCCACAAGGGGCGTCGATCCAGATCATATACATTGCACTCAGACGACCATAATTGCCACGGATGTGGCGAGATCGTAGGCAAGATTCCGTGCACCTTCCAGGAAGCGAATCCTCTTTCCCGGAGAGTGTTGAGCGGTCATGAAACAATCAGGACCGTCACACTGTCACGTGTCATTTCGGAACCTGCCTCCGCCGTAAAAACAACCGGCACGTTAATCATGTGTGTTGCGGAACGCTTTCGGCGTGCATCCCATGACCTTATTAAATGTTTTAGCAAAGTAACCAGCTGATGAGAAGCCTGTGTTCTTTGCCACTGACGCCACTGGGAGTTCGGTGTCCCTGAGCAGTCCAGCTGCCGCATGGACTCTCATACTGACGGTATATTGCATTGGCGTCTGAGCGAGAGTGTGTCGGAAGATTGCCCCGCAGGTGCTGCGTCCCACGGCACCTGCACATGCTATATCGCTGAGCGTGATGTTTTCCATGTAATGATGTTGGATATAA contains the following coding sequences:
- a CDS encoding oleate hydratase — its product is MHYSSGNYEAFVHPRKPARSDSVSAYIVGTGLAGLSAAVFLIRDGQVAGERIHLLEELPLAGGSLDGIQRPDIGFITRGGREMENHFECLWDMYRSIPSLEIPGASYLDEYYWLDKDDPNSSNCRLIHDRGDREPTDGDFTLTDNAQKEIVKLILMSESETGDKTIEDFFSEDFFASNFWYYWATMFAFEKWHSLAEMRRYLMRFIHHIDGLPDFTALKFNRYNQYDSMVKPLLAYLEEHHVDIRYGTTVRNVAVESRGDGIVAKKLILTVNGEDQEQSLGEDDLVFVTNGSITESTTYGDHHTPAPITKEPGGSWTLWENLAKQSPEFGHPEVFYKGLPQRSWFISATATIENTEVDPYIERLTKRPLHDNKINTGGIITVTDSNWLLSFAVHRQPHFKEQRPNETTVWIYGLYSDTEGNYVHKKITECTGEEITQEWLYHLGVPEALIPKLAKQDSINTNPVYMPFITSYFMPRKAGDRPAVIPQGSKNLAFIGNFAESPTRDTVFTTEYSVRTAMEAVYTFLDIERAIPEVFGSAYDIRELLKAAFYLRDRKSLTEAPLPTKFPIPDLVKSKALHKIQGTWVEELLKESHLL
- a CDS encoding TetR/AcrR family transcriptional regulator encodes the protein MGPQIAVKINRRERNAMATRAKIFEVAHRLFSEKGYDAVTVQQIADKADIGIGTLFYHASSKTELFLMVYNSSLEQAIQAGRNTQNDLPEDANLCERIIALSLPIANAMNSPEAGNFARYHKELLFGDSNDRYRRAGIDLVRGFESEVAGVLGGAVHIDAHSLLTRLTARAIFAALHFDIALPETDLNPATRFASAGSMSLRMQIQIIVEGFQSIALRHATLSNSEPNLSTPANRASDEDGSWLNVVPASDVS